The sequence below is a genomic window from Babesia bigemina genome assembly Bbig001, chromosome : II.
GTGGTCCGGGCCCGGTTTCTCAGGCGGGTTCTGCTGACGCTAGTCAAGCAAGTGATCGGGCACCTCAAGCAGGTGTAGGTGACAGTAATACATCCAGAAGTCAGCCTGCTGCTATCGGCGGTGATGGAGTAGGAGGGGGTGGGAGTTCTGGGATTTCGAATAAGTGTCCCGGCGGTAAAGCACCTATACAGCTTTGGCCTAATAGTGACAGTAAATATTGCCCCAGTAATGTTGATACAAATAAGCATGAAGACGTGTATAAAGCGTGGACTCCAGAACCACAAATAACGGATAAAGGTGCTCAGTATCCTAAAAATTCCAGGATCACTGATTCATACAGAACTACAAATCAAAGTATACCTCACCTTCTCGGATCTCCCCGTCAACATACGGCTGGCCCAGGTACTGGGCGTGCATTGTACGAACCAGGAGAATGGCGACGCAGGCAGGGAGGTCGCATAGCCGAAACAGATATGCCATCTCTCGATGTTACTGGCGATCCTATTGTAGATTCGCGTGATCACCAACACGATAGGCTCCTTGCGCAGCGACGCAAAAACGATGCAAATCGTTTAAATATACAAAAACTAGAAACCCAGCAAAAACTAGCGTATGAAGACAAAGCACGCATACGGGAAATAGAGAAACAGAAACAAAATGCATACGAACTGTGGAAACAGAAAGAAACAAAAGGAAAAGATCAAAAACAGTACGACAAATTTAGTGAAACTCTAAGAAGACAGAATGAAAGGAACAAGAAGGTGGCAGCAGAGTTGGATAAAATATTAAAAGAGGGAGACCCACAAAGAAAGAAGGAAGCGGAGTGGATTAAACAGCGAGAGAAAGAGGAACGTCGACAGCAAGAAGGTTTGCGGAAGTATTTGGGTTATCTGCAAAAGCATAGGGGAGATTATGCTCCAATCATGGGTATTCCTATCCCGGAACCGCATGATTTCGCCATTGACGGCGAAGCGGTAACAACTTATAATGATACGGCATTAAAGAAACGAATGGATTTGTCTGAAATGGATTATGAAAAGTATTTAAATTCAAGTCGTGTACAACTACAACAGAGGAGGGAAGATCTGAAAAAACGGCAAAAAGAAGCAGATGAGCGTTATAAAATAAACGCTCAACAGATATACAAAATAGATCCAAAGGTTATTAGCGATGTTATCATTGCCATTGACGAACCAAATGCCAAAGGCCTTCCCGGTCGTATGCCTCCACAAGTTCCTGCATTATATTCAGGTACCATAGGCGAGGCGGTAGAGGCGCCAGAATCTCAAACAAAATCCTCGTCGCAAACACCAATATCGCATATTGAAGGACACCATGTTTCGGATCTCAGTTTGGCACCATTGCTGATACCTCCTCTACTTATAGGTGAGCCGCTGGCACTGCCACCTCTGTCAACGGATGATTTTGACATGATTGCAGCTAAACGTGATCATGATTTGAGAAACATGCCACACATATCTGGTGACGCAATTGATATTCCGCCAAATAGTGTTCCAACCGACAACACGCAAGCGGTGTTAGTTGAATCAGACCCATCCGCATTTGAACCCAAAGGAACGCTCAATCCAGGTTTCCAAAATGGCCGGGCTGTGACCGATTCTCAAGTCTCAATCACACTTGACGACAACATCATGGCGGAGTTAACAGGTGTCATTGGCAATACGATCAAAAACGAAACGAACAAAATTCCAACGATTGAAGTTCCAGACAATATGAACGCTCCTATATCTTTACCAGCACAACCTATAGGCTACTCTATTCCAAATTCAAATCGGGATGCCCCCGTGCAAGAACCGCGTCCAAAATTCAAGCCGCCGGATGTAAGCGGCAGTGTCACTTCCGGGTTTATTAGCGACGTTGAGTCATGGACAAAAAAGGAAGTTATGTACAATAATATAAAAAGGGATCTTGAAGCGCATAAGCAGGCGTTGGCGAACGACCAAGACCGGAGAATCAAAGAGGCACAACGATACGGAGAAGGATTTAAAAAAATGGTACATATGCACGACGATGACAGGAATCAACATCTACTTGATGATGTACAAGAATCAACAGAAAAACTCAAGTTTCCATCACCACGCAAACTTCAAGATATTGTATATCCCAACGAGAAACCATATGTTGCTCCGCCGGTTATTGAAACATTGCCTCATGATTTACAGTCAACTGAAACAACCGGGGATGTGTCTAAAACGTTTATTGATGTCAACGATTCCGAGTCGCTTCCCGAAGTCAGCTTGTCCGTCGACATATTAAAACACCCACCGTTTCAGCCTCTGAATGACTACGATTACGGCCGTACATTTATGCCTTTGCCGGTAGTAGCAGGGGGTCAACTTGCGAGCACCCTTGATTCACCTAGATTGGTATCAGAGCGAAGCATCCCACTTTTTGTAAATCCACACCTTTGTACTAACCCCTGGTCCGTTTCCACTTCCACTTCCTCCACCGATACACCCCCTACACCTACCTCCCCTCCCCCAGACACCGACCATCTACCCCCGCCAAGAACCATCCGGGAAATGCTGTTCTGGTTTGTGGGATTGAATCAATTAGGGTATATTGGAGTGATTAGTGAGCATATGAAGAGCATTTTAAAGGATATTAACAAAGGTGCTTCCCAGATCTCAGATGGCCTTCAGGTCACCGGAGATCCCACCGAGCTTGATGCCTCCATGGTCACCGCCAAACTGACCGAGGCGTGTCTCTACTCAGCCACCGTTATCTACAGAATGAAGCATCGTGATGATTACTCAGCCTATAAAGAGTTTAAGTTTGAATCAGTATACAGTAACCTTCATTATTCCCCCGACCCCGCCtgtctcctctgcc
It includes:
- a CDS encoding Ribosome-binding protein 1; this encodes MAAKGTSSVAAHGVKLDTLKDCLQFLEWLHDKKQDVARTRVAGRLKRLLDKNYKSVDLHRIEDALSQFLKNVSKFYKTLCDRVEYPKYTPTTTTPALNAVLECISKVLAVMYFLRYRVDAKFDKVGGGGWAQQPVGWVAQLARFDTQMIARLVSSGSEIDAYFIATVDNNTYGVIPGGFTAGELKQLSRGGYNQGSLMVGDLQNICEKHAGSGLQNYFLDVYSTSVIPKTGGTQISNVANALRLVRDFCGIFEKVRDKEDFAKHLYLRDRCIEFQALKDHCANLKVPLGNIFKPEAFSFTGYAREDKDLNIDTFSKKMASWFRKNLNAVKRELANIETFGSKKYPFFNNRTLRSGSGLRQQDKVKLTEYFTQNFFRYGFTFHGYDFTKWRNMYDVLKKDWDGVIEKLNREDDGLDKLVKILNGTMCQLRTEEVEDEEAKEELEIQDEDLSVEEDKPVATKTEAAKPVVTKAEAAKPTVSKTEATKTEAAKPTSTRAQTVENGNEQNQGLKSEEAQHQGKKAEGAQNQGKKGEGAQNQGKKTEGPDQNNGQSEEKFPSSPVAQAVQTHTSSDSSAGSELPGAHASSGGPGPVSQAGSADASQASDRAPQAGVGDSNTSRSQPAAIGGDGVGGGGSSGISNKCPGGKAPIQLWPNSDSKYCPSNVDTNKHEDVYKAWTPEPQITDKGAQYPKNSRITDSYRTTNQSIPHLLGSPRQHTAGPGTGRALYEPGEWRRRQGGRIAETDMPSLDVTGDPIVDSRDHQHDRLLAQRRKNDANRLNIQKLETQQKLAYEDKARIREIEKQKQNAYELWKQKETKGKDQKQYDKFSETLRRQNERNKKVAAELDKILKEGDPQRKKEAEWIKQREKEERRQQEGLRKYLGYLQKHRGDYAPIMGIPIPEPHDFAIDGEAVTTYNDTALKKRMDLSEMDYEKYLNSSRVQLQQRREDLKKRQKEADERYKINAQQIYKIDPKVISDVIIAIDEPNAKGLPGRMPPQVPALYSGTIGEAVEAPESQTKSSSQTPISHIEGHHVSDLSLAPLLIPPLLIGEPLALPPLSTDDFDMIAAKRDHDLRNMPHISGDAIDIPPNSVPTDNTQAVLVESDPSAFEPKGTLNPGFQNGRAVTDSQVSITLDDNIMAELTGVIGNTIKNETNKIPTIEVPDNMNAPISLPAQPIGYSIPNSNRDAPVQEPRPKFKPPDVSGSVTSGFISDVESWTKKEVMYNNIKRDLEAHKQALANDQDRRIKEAQRYGEGFKKMVHMHDDDRNQHLLDDVQESTEKLKFPSPRKLQDIVYPNEKPYVAPPVIETLPHDLQSTETTGDVSKTFIDVNDSESLPEVSLSVDILKHPPFQPLNDYDYGRTFMPLPVVAGGQLASTLDSPRLVSERSIPLFVNPHLCTNPWSVSTSTSSTDTPPTPTSPPPDTDHLPPPRTIREMLFWFVGLNQLGYIGVISEHMKSILKDINKGASQISDGLQVTGDPTELDASMVTAKLTEACLYSATVIYRMKHRDDYSAYKEFKFESVYSNLHYSPDPACLLCQLCDYVYACCHQLEFLKSQCERDKLSGGWQDCKYGSDIKTPSPLHSFLTDGWDSDFETHPFDPCNLCHKSRVRMGFGESDLPKIQQTGTTLSSILTPSCGGEGHDVLRYTKW